GCCGCTGTTGTCTATAGAGATGGCGTCAAAGAACTCGGTAACAGAAGACGAGAACTGCTCGGCGAGGGCTCCCCGCCACAGTGTCCAGATGCCGAGCGGCTTCACCTCGCTGTACGACATCCGGTGCGTCGTCTCGTTGAAAATGAGACCCTTGTTGTTGTATCCAAAGTCCGTGGTAGAAGCTATCAGGCCGGGGGTCGCTGCATTGAAGGTGATCATGTCGTTGTTAACCACCATGGTCTGGACCATGGTCTGGGAAAGAAAGCCCATCCATGAATTGTGCGTCAGGATAACCTCGCTCCCGACGCGCTTCAGGAAGGCCGAACAGTGGTCAGGAAAACCTCCGGGGCGCGTTCCCCCCGGAGGCAGATCCAGAAAAGAGATCACATCCATCAGGTCGCAGAAGGCGTTGACGAAGTAGAGATCCATGAAGGTGAGCCGCGCGGTCTCGTACCCAAGGACACGCTCGGACGGCTCGAAGTAGTTGCCATCGGGGAGCCAGGCCCCTGAAAAATCAAGGTCGGCCGGCTGGTCGAGCACGACCCCGTGATAGATACCGAGCATGCGGAACAGGAGCCGTTTCAGGCGGTATGTAGTTTCCGTAGGTGTGGAGGGATTTTCCAGATACTTCACAAACGCGGCATAGTTGGCATTGAGCAACACCGCCGCCTTCCCAAGCTCGAGGGGCGTCGGTCCCAGCTGAGCCGGAAAAGTATGGTCGGGATTGGTCAGGTAGGCGTTGTCCCAGGCGTTGTCGCGGGCTGACACAATTGTCTTTCCCTGGAGCTTCCCTTGGACAAATCCAGCCCTGTACTCCGCCTTGAGGTCGTTGCCATCCCGCGACACGACGGTGAGATTGACAATGTTGTTGATGGTCTGGATCAGGCCGGAGGCGCTATCATCCAGCGTGTACATCGTCTGCTGCGGTGCTCTCCCGGGCGAGAGGTACGACTTGCCCGGGGTCCATTCCTGAGCGTTTGCCGCTGTGTGCGCGAAGATAAGTACTAAGGACGCGATTATCCACTGTCTGAGTTTCATGTTGTTTCTCCTTTCCGATGAGTCCTCACCCTCGAGCCCGACCACCAGCGCGGGAATCCCGATTTCGGCAGTCCGAAGACGCTATACTGCCCCTTTCTGCTGGCGTGTGAACCACTTATGCAGGTACTCAAGCAATCCCCCTGCCATGCCCGCTTCACAGAAAGCACGCGCTTCTACACCGTTATGAGTGTAAAACGAGCCCGTCACGCTTTTACACATATGGGTGTAAAGGACGAGAAGATCCGGTAGCAGCTATCGTGGTTTGTCAGGAGTCTGAGTCAAAGGGATTTCAGCTGGAGGGGCATGAACATTTTTCAAAGGGCCTTGGACATTTTTCGAGGTGCCACAAACATTTTTGGAGGTGCCGCGAACATTTTTGGAGGTGCCGCGAACATTTTTGGAGGTGCCGCGAACATTTCTGGAGGTGCCGCAAACATTTTTGGAGGTGCCGCGAACATTTTTGGAGGTGCCGCGAACATTTCTGGAGGTGCCACGAACATTTTTGGAGGTGCCGCAAACATTTTTGGAGGTGCCACGAACATTTTTGGAGGTGCCGCGAACATTTTTGGAGGTGCCGCGAACATTTTTGGAGGTGCCGCGAACATTTCTGGAGGTGCCACGTCTCCATGTCCTCTCCCGCAACGGCTCAACCGCTCAGATGAGGCTTCCCGGAGATGCAGTATAAAGAAGAAAGCCCCGGCAACGACGGGACCGCTCGTGAGGTCTCCATGTTGCAGGGGCATACTGTAAGTCTTTGCGATGCAGCGACGGGTAAAGCGTGGTGTGATGAAATGATTGATTACGTAACCATGATAGTCACCGTAAGAGACCACGGTCCCAAGGAGTTGTCTCTTCCGATCATCCTGCAGCGGAACGAGTAGTCCTTGCCGGACTGGAACCCGTCCATATCCATCTTCGTGCAGTCCCCGAAGCTGGCCTTGTGGTACCACCCCTCCTCCACCCGCGGATCGCCTTCCGTAACCTGTACATCGTAGGTGTAGCGACGCCGCTCGCGGGAGCAGCTCGCTCTCACGCCACCTCGCTGGTCCACATTGACCACCACCAGGTCGGGAGCGTAAAGCTGCCGCGGAGGGTATGTCGAAGTGCTCTTGCGAGCTTTGGTGAGAGCACCCATCTGCTCCAGCAGCGAGCTGTTGTCTTGTTCCGTGGAGCAGGCATAGTTGACGATTTTCTGCCAGGTTCTTCCGGCCTCCTCGCCTGCTGTGATGCGCGCGGCGATGGCGCGCCGGTCGCAGTTTATCGCGGCCTCGTAAGCACTCTGGTACGAGTTGATCCTCTCCTTGAACACCGCAGGAGTGGCAACCGTCACAGGCCAGTTCGCCAGGAACGTCTCCGACTCCATCAGAGCCTTGTACGCGATGGACAGCCTCGCCAGGCGGTCGACATCCTTCCCATAAAAGGGTACAGCTGGAGCAGCCATGTCTCCTCCTTTTGCCGGTTGATGGTACTGCAGCGTGCTATCTATGCCACTAATCGGGTCGCGGGCAGAAAACATTAGATTTTATTAGTATCGAACGAATTTTGGGGGCAATCCCAAGTCCCTTCGGAAAATTCTGTGAAACCGGCATCTGTCGCCCTCCAGCGAGGATGCCAGACTATTTCGTTCCACCCTTTGCGAAGGGTCATCCGGGAATTCCGCGAACTCAGCGTAGCCGACCCGCTTTCGTCGACGGGAGGGGACGCTAGTGGCGCCGCGCTGGAGCACAGGCTTCCCAGCCTGTAGCCGCGGCGCGAGCCGCGCGGTCTGTGGCGGCTGCGCCGCCATCGCAGGCAAGATGCCTACGCTCCAGCGCTGAGGAACCCGGATTCTTCTTTGCGAAGGGGGGAGACGCGACGCCTCCTGCGGCGCTCCCTTAAAACCGATAGGTCCTGAGCATGTAGGCCTAAAGGCAGGGGACGTTCGGGGTACACTTCAATTGTGTGATTTGGAAGGCTGTTGACGGACAGCATGGCGACGAATTCTTCAAATTGTGGGTGACGAAACTCCCACTGGCAAAGGAGCTTATATGAATTCTCCAAACGATCCAGTCTTCAATCGACGAGCACACGCCCTCTCCGGTCGCGGCTGCAATGACTGCGACAGGTCGCTTCCCTATGAGGCCACCATCGCTGATGCCCGCGCCGAGATCCTGAAAGAAGTTGGCGAAGGCAACACCAGGACATCCGCGGTCACGGTTGCGCTGGCAGATGACCAGCACATTCTTTGGTCTGAGGCTTTTGGCTCCATCGACCGGAGCCTGAGCATTGCGCCCACCACCGAGACCCTCTTCTGCATCGCGTCGTGCAGCAAGGTTATCGCGGCAGTCGCAGTGATGATACTGGTCGACCGTGGAGTGATCGAGCTCGATGCCCCTGTGGTGCGCTACCTCCCCGACTTCCGCATGGCCGACGGTGAATCGTATCGTGACATCACAGTACGCATGCTCCTCAACCACTCGTCCGGCCTTCATGGCACCCATTTCCGCAACATCCTTACCATTGTCCCCGTCTTTGGCTACGCCGCCCACTTTCAGGACGCGCTGGCTGCCGAACGCCTCAAGCACCCGCCAGGCGAGATGGCGGTGTACTGTAGCGACGGCTTCACCCTGATCGAGTTGGTGGTCGCCGCGGTAACCGGCCAAGCTTATACACAATTCGTCCAGAAGGAAATTCTGGAGCCCCTGGGCATGAATCACAGCCGCTTCACCTTGGAAGAATTTGAATCCGGCAGCTTTGCCCCCGGGTTGGATGCCGAGGGTCGGCCAGAGCCGCAGGAATACGTCAATACCTATGCCAGCGGCCTCTTTTCGACCGCCAGCGACATGGGGCGGCTGGCAATGATGTTCCTCAACGGCGGCCGCCTGGGGGACACGCGCATCCTCTCTGTCGAGGCGATAGCCGAGATGGGACGGGACCAGACTCTCAACCTGCCGTTGAACCCGATCACGGACCACCCAGTTCATTTCGGCCTTGGCTGGGACGGCGTTCGCCAAGGTGGACTGGACGCTGTCGGGGTGACGGCCTGGTACAAGGCGGGCGACGCCGATCATTATCACAGCTTCTTCATCGTAGCACCCGGCGAGCGCCTTGCAGTTGCCGTCCTTCTTACAAACGACGTGGGAATAGGGAGCGTTGCCGGTCTCCTCGCCGAGCGCATCCTGCTCAATGCCTTGGCCGAGCGTGGGAGCATCGCGAAATTTCCGTCGCCGCCGGAAGCTGCCGCCCCCCCCGCCGTCCCGTCCACAGCCGAAGATCTGGACGCCATCGCAGGCATCTATGTCAGCAGTTACGGCCCGCGCCGGCTGGATCCCATGCCCGACGGCACCCTTACCTTGTCAAATTTTGTTAGCGGAGAGTGGCAACCGTCCATCGAGGGGTTCAGGCTGCGCCAGGATGGTTGCTTCGTCCCGGATGATCATCCCGAGATAGCGTACCGCCTGGTCGTCGCCGCAGGCAGGCGTTACCTGGCCGCGCGCAGGCCCGGTGGGCTCGGGCATTACGACATGGAATTCCCCGACAGCCACGATCTGCCCCCGCAGCCCCTGTCGGCCAGGTGGCAGTCGCGGGTCGGTCGCCGCTGGCTGGTGGTTGATGACCCTTTCTCCGCCTTCCTCGCACTGAGGCGCCAGTCGCCCCTATTCAGCCTGGTGCAGGTCGAGGGTCTGGATGGGTATCTGGCAGCATCGCTCACGTCAGCGGGTTTTGACCTGGTACAGGTCGTGGATCCCGTGGAGAGCGACGATCGTGCCCGCATGTGTCTCAAGATTCCCATCGACAATGGGTGGGGGCTCAACGATCTGGTGATCGAAGTCCGGGACGGCGAGGAATGGGTGAGATGGGGGAGTATCCGATATCGCCCAGTGGCGACAGTGCCTGCTCTGGAACGGACCGGAGGCACGGTGACTGTTGGCCATGAGGGGCTGGGGGAGTGGCGCCGGTTGCCGGCAGCCTCGTCCATCACGTATGAGGGCGCAACTGTGTGGTATCTGTACAATAGCGCCTTTGCGCTCATGAAGTGGGGGCTGGGGAAGGGAGCCGTCGGCAAGGTCGACGCCGGCACTTATCTGCTGCTACATGGCGCACCGGACACGACTATCACGTTGACGGTCGAGCCGTAAACCAGTACACGCTGGAAAGCGCGCGCGTCCTCAATTACACAAAGACTTCTAATCACATCCACCTACTGGTCATCTACAGCCGGCACGCACCCATGGTCCGACCTAGCACGCAACCCTGGCACGCAACCTCTTGAGCTGCGATGGCTCCTAATCCGGCGCCTCGACCGTTCCTGCAGGAGGAGTGGGCAAATGCTCCAGAAGGATGCGCCGCACCTCCTCGATGGTCTGCGGCTTCCCCTGACAGGAATGTTCGCTGCGCACCACCAGCTCGGATTGCATCCCTTCAAGGTGGGCGCTTTTGTATTCCACCACGCCGTCGTTCCCCGTCGGGATATCCATCCCCGGCAATACGGCAATGATCGAGTGCCCTCTGACCCCGGGCGCCAGCGGCATGTCGGCCAGCGCCTTGAGCAGAGGGTTGTCCGGGGACATGCCGTCGGCGCTGGTGGCGATACTGTTACCGCCCGTAATCCTCTTCACGTCGTCGGTGAAAAACTCATAGTAGGTGGCGGTGCGCGAGACGACAGTTGCGGGGAGGGTTATCAGGGAGCGGACCAGCTTCCTGACCCACATTTTGCTGCGGAAGCTTCCGCGGTGCGGAGTGGCGATGAAGACGACGTCCTTCACGAACGGCAGCGGCTTCACAATGGATATGTGACGCAGCCTCTCCTTGTCAAAGACTGACATCTCCAGCGCCTCGATGCCCTTCCCGGTCATCGAGCGCACCAGCTTCTCGCCGGTATCCACTACCAGAAACTTGGTGAGCAGCCCCCCCTGGCTGTGCCCCACCACAACCATCTGCCCGAGCGCAGGATCTTTTCCTTCCGGATCAAGGGTGGCAACCTTCTTCACCAACTCGTCCCTGAGGTCT
The DNA window shown above is from Geomonas sp. RF6 and carries:
- a CDS encoding serine hydrolase domain-containing protein, producing the protein MNSPNDPVFNRRAHALSGRGCNDCDRSLPYEATIADARAEILKEVGEGNTRTSAVTVALADDQHILWSEAFGSIDRSLSIAPTTETLFCIASCSKVIAAVAVMILVDRGVIELDAPVVRYLPDFRMADGESYRDITVRMLLNHSSGLHGTHFRNILTIVPVFGYAAHFQDALAAERLKHPPGEMAVYCSDGFTLIELVVAAVTGQAYTQFVQKEILEPLGMNHSRFTLEEFESGSFAPGLDAEGRPEPQEYVNTYASGLFSTASDMGRLAMMFLNGGRLGDTRILSVEAIAEMGRDQTLNLPLNPITDHPVHFGLGWDGVRQGGLDAVGVTAWYKAGDADHYHSFFIVAPGERLAVAVLLTNDVGIGSVAGLLAERILLNALAERGSIAKFPSPPEAAAPPAVPSTAEDLDAIAGIYVSSYGPRRLDPMPDGTLTLSNFVSGEWQPSIEGFRLRQDGCFVPDDHPEIAYRLVVAAGRRYLAARRPGGLGHYDMEFPDSHDLPPQPLSARWQSRVGRRWLVVDDPFSAFLALRRQSPLFSLVQVEGLDGYLAASLTSAGFDLVQVVDPVESDDRARMCLKIPIDNGWGLNDLVIEVRDGEEWVRWGSIRYRPVATVPALERTGGTVTVGHEGLGEWRRLPAASSITYEGATVWYLYNSAFALMKWGLGKGAVGKVDAGTYLLLHGAPDTTITLTVEP